Proteins encoded in a region of the Streptomyces sp. NBC_00258 genome:
- a CDS encoding antibiotic biosynthesis monooxygenase family protein: MLSFGNLDGSTHFRDQQKEKAGPVTIINTFVAPEGKEDEVVAAWTDDAEYMKKSGSLLSVQLYRGIGGSRLFTNVAVWKSTEHLRAALGTPEFASHLERYPAGTVAYPHLYQKFAVEGVCEGE, from the coding sequence ATGCTCAGCTTCGGCAATCTCGACGGATCCACCCACTTCCGCGACCAGCAGAAGGAGAAGGCCGGCCCGGTCACCATCATCAACACGTTCGTCGCCCCGGAAGGCAAGGAGGACGAGGTGGTGGCCGCCTGGACGGACGACGCGGAGTACATGAAGAAGTCGGGGAGCCTTCTTTCAGTGCAGCTGTACCGGGGCATAGGCGGCAGCCGGCTGTTCACCAACGTCGCGGTCTGGAAATCCACCGAGCACCTCCGTGCAGCGCTCGGCACGCCGGAGTTCGCCTCGCACCTGGAGCGCTACCCCGCCGGCACCGTCGCCTACCCGCACCTGTACCAGAAGTTCGCTGTCGAGGGCGTCTGCGAAGGGGAATGA
- a CDS encoding alpha/beta fold hydrolase, producing the protein MSSRNLLAPSFARTRLGSGPGLLLAHGAGSSLAGTYGPVLEALAARHTVVGIDYPGSGETPRSTTPLSVDDLADQLIAAADAEGLDRFAVSGYSLGGPVAIRAATRHPERVTALVLTAAFPHRDNRLALASSVWSKIAASGDRELLAEFQLMMALGTQALESMPAEQLQQTLGYVAAGAADGSSEQTDLVGRLDVRDDLAGITVPTLVISTTDDRLVSTALHRRLAETIPGAQLADIATGHLPMLERTDEWLQLTTDFLDKHHA; encoded by the coding sequence ATGTCATCTCGGAACCTGCTCGCACCCTCGTTCGCCCGCACCCGCCTGGGCTCCGGCCCCGGCCTGCTCCTCGCCCACGGCGCCGGCAGCAGCCTGGCCGGCACCTACGGCCCCGTCCTGGAAGCACTCGCCGCCCGCCACACCGTCGTCGGCATCGACTACCCCGGCAGCGGCGAAACTCCCCGCTCCACCACCCCGCTGTCCGTCGACGACCTCGCCGACCAGCTCATCGCCGCCGCCGACGCGGAGGGCCTCGACCGCTTCGCCGTGTCCGGCTACTCCCTCGGCGGCCCGGTCGCCATCCGCGCCGCCACCCGCCACCCCGAGCGCGTCACCGCACTCGTCCTGACCGCCGCCTTCCCGCACCGCGACAACCGGCTCGCTCTCGCCTCCTCGGTCTGGAGCAAGATCGCCGCATCCGGCGACCGCGAACTGCTCGCCGAATTCCAGCTCATGATGGCCCTCGGCACCCAGGCACTGGAGTCCATGCCCGCCGAACAACTGCAGCAGACCCTCGGCTACGTCGCCGCCGGCGCGGCCGACGGCAGCTCAGAACAGACCGACCTCGTCGGCCGGCTCGACGTCCGGGACGACCTCGCCGGCATCACCGTCCCCACCCTGGTCATCTCGACCACCGACGACCGGCTCGTCTCCACCGCTCTGCACCGCCGGCTCGCCGAGACCATCCCCGGCGCCCAGCTCGCGGACATCGCCACCGGCCACCTGCCGATGCTGGAACGAACCGACGAATGGCTGCAGCTCACCACCGACTTCCTCGACAAGCACCACGCCTGA